One part of the Sphingopyxis sp. TUF1 genome encodes these proteins:
- a CDS encoding DUF2855 family protein, giving the protein MSSTSWAIDIDRDDITQARLVEETAAPLAPGQVRVHLDSYAMTANNITYAVFGKPAGLFGNDQGYWDFFSEPGGPGRLPVWGFATVTESAAEGVAVGDRLYGYYPMASDAVLTVGKAGPGGFIDVTPRRTTLPPIYNQYQRIAALPDYRAADHDYWPVFRPLFLTGWLIADQFEDEGDYGVQQILIASASSKTAVGLGFSLKRRADRPETIGLTSAANVDALAAQGIYDRVISYDQIMTLNAATPAALVDMAGNGAVTRVVHSHFGNNLKASIVVGKSHWDAQADVEGLPGPQRQGFFAPGRSQKRIADWGGAAFGEKIAEAWLAFMDVAPRLTSVDKRSGGDAALAAYREMLAGRTDPKKGIVIVP; this is encoded by the coding sequence ATGAGCTCAACGAGCTGGGCGATCGACATCGATCGCGATGATATTACGCAAGCCCGATTGGTCGAGGAAACGGCCGCGCCGCTCGCGCCGGGTCAGGTGCGCGTGCATCTGGACAGCTATGCGATGACTGCGAACAACATCACCTATGCCGTGTTCGGAAAGCCTGCGGGCCTGTTCGGCAACGACCAGGGCTATTGGGATTTCTTTTCGGAGCCCGGCGGCCCCGGCCGCCTGCCGGTGTGGGGGTTCGCGACGGTGACCGAAAGCGCGGCCGAGGGCGTCGCGGTCGGCGACCGCCTCTATGGCTATTATCCGATGGCGAGCGACGCGGTGCTGACCGTGGGCAAGGCCGGGCCCGGTGGTTTCATCGACGTAACGCCGCGCCGCACCACCCTGCCCCCCATCTATAACCAGTATCAGCGGATCGCGGCGCTGCCCGACTATCGCGCCGCCGACCATGATTATTGGCCGGTGTTCCGCCCGCTGTTCCTGACCGGCTGGCTGATCGCCGACCAGTTCGAGGACGAGGGCGATTATGGCGTCCAGCAAATTTTGATCGCCAGCGCGTCGAGCAAGACTGCGGTCGGACTCGGCTTTTCGCTCAAGCGGCGCGCCGACCGGCCCGAGACGATCGGTCTGACCAGCGCGGCCAATGTCGATGCACTCGCGGCGCAAGGCATCTACGACCGCGTCATCAGCTATGACCAGATCATGACATTGAACGCTGCAACGCCCGCGGCGCTGGTCGACATGGCCGGCAACGGCGCGGTGACGCGCGTCGTGCACAGCCATTTCGGAAACAACCTCAAGGCCTCAATCGTCGTCGGCAAATCGCATTGGGATGCGCAGGCCGACGTCGAGGGACTGCCCGGTCCCCAGCGGCAGGGCTTTTTCGCGCCCGGACGCAGCCAGAAGCGCATCGCCGACTGGGGCGGCGCGGCGTTCGGGGAGAAGATCGCCGAAGCATGGCTCGCCTTCATGGACGTTGCGCCGCGGCTGACTTCGGTCGATAAGCGCAGCGGCGGCGACGCGGCGCTTGCCGCCTATCGGGAAATGCTCGCAGGACGGACCGACCCCAAAAAAGGGATCGTTATCGTTCCATAA
- a CDS encoding VIT1/CCC1 transporter family protein, with translation MHEETHSVTRISWLRAAILGANDGIVSTASLIAGVAAAGASQASILITGSAGLVAGAMSMAAGEYVSVSSQGDAEKADVELEKRHLAADPEFELEELTQIYEARGLDRPLAEQVAVQLTAHDALDTHLRDELGMSAVTAARPIQAAAASAASFSVGAALPLATVLLDRGSSLPWTVSAASLVFLAILGALGAWAGQAPMVRAVVRVTFWGAFAMAATIAIGSLMGTTVG, from the coding sequence GTGCACGAGGAAACGCATAGCGTCACGCGGATCAGCTGGCTGCGCGCCGCGATCCTGGGGGCAAATGACGGCATCGTATCGACCGCCAGTCTGATCGCCGGCGTGGCGGCGGCCGGCGCGTCGCAGGCGTCGATCCTGATCACCGGCAGCGCCGGGCTGGTCGCGGGCGCGATGTCGATGGCGGCGGGCGAATATGTTTCGGTCAGCTCGCAGGGCGACGCCGAAAAGGCCGATGTCGAGCTGGAGAAGCGCCACCTTGCCGCCGATCCCGAGTTCGAGCTGGAAGAGCTGACGCAAATCTATGAGGCGCGCGGGCTCGACCGGCCGCTCGCCGAACAGGTTGCGGTGCAATTGACCGCACACGACGCGCTCGACACGCATTTGCGCGACGAGCTAGGGATGAGCGCGGTGACCGCGGCGCGGCCGATCCAGGCGGCAGCCGCATCGGCGGCGAGCTTTTCGGTCGGCGCGGCGCTGCCGCTCGCGACAGTGCTGCTCGACCGCGGTTCATCGCTGCCCTGGACGGTGTCGGCGGCGTCGCTCGTCTTCCTTGCGATACTCGGCGCGCTGGGCGCGTGGGCGGGGCAGGCGCCGATGGTGCGCGCGGTCGTCCGCGTGACCTTTTGGGGCGCCTTTGCAATGGCGGCGACGATCGCGATCGGATCGCTGATGGGCACGACAGTGGGTTGA
- a CDS encoding type II toxin-antitoxin system VapC family toxin, which translates to MLDTHSLLWATYSPDVLPSRVKNLLQQRDAPIYASAISAFEIAQKHRVGKLDFARAHALEFSDEIAKDDFESLPLTADHARLAGALQIPHRDPFDRMLIAQAQIEELTLISNEALFDQFGVIRFW; encoded by the coding sequence TTGCTCGATACCCACAGCTTGTTGTGGGCCACCTACTCACCGGACGTGCTGCCGTCCCGGGTCAAGAACCTCCTGCAACAACGAGATGCGCCGATCTATGCATCGGCGATTTCAGCCTTTGAAATCGCACAGAAACATCGCGTCGGAAAACTCGATTTTGCACGAGCCCATGCACTCGAATTCTCCGACGAAATCGCCAAAGACGATTTCGAATCCTTGCCGCTGACAGCCGACCACGCCCGGCTGGCGGGCGCGTTGCAGATACCGCACCGCGATCCTTTTGACCGCATGCTGATCGCGCAGGCGCAAATCGAAGAGTTGACGTTGATTTCGAACGAAGCGCTGTTCGACCAATTCGGCGTCATCCGTTTCTGGTAG
- a CDS encoding type II toxin-antitoxin system Phd/YefM family antitoxin, whose product MTIVTIHEAKTHLSRLIARVLAGEEVTIARGKEPVVKLMPVKDVVKPKRQLGRLAHMIPPGKDPLEDGFWDPLPEEDLALWNCDADDPDDKL is encoded by the coding sequence ATGACTATCGTCACCATCCATGAAGCCAAGACGCACTTGTCGCGCCTGATCGCCCGCGTCCTCGCGGGAGAAGAGGTGACGATCGCGCGCGGCAAGGAACCGGTGGTGAAGCTGATGCCGGTGAAGGATGTGGTGAAGCCAAAGCGGCAACTCGGCCGTCTTGCGCACATGATCCCACCGGGCAAGGATCCCCTGGAAGATGGGTTCTGGGATCCGCTGCCCGAAGAAGATCTCGCGTTGTGGAATTGCGACGCCGACGACCCTGACGACAAGCTGTGA
- a CDS encoding SMP-30/gluconolactonase/LRE family protein translates to MAEFELIADGLRFPEAPVVMDDGSVIVTEIAAGRITRCWPGGRKEVIATPGGGPNGLAFGPDGKLYCCNNGGFEYVESNGYLAPHGIADDYSGGRIERIDIETGAVETLYQSGDHGVSLRGPNDLMFDGHGGFWFTDHGKVDYAKRCHDIVGIFYAKADGSFIEEVIFPSYNPNGIGLSPDGSRLYAAETYTCRLTQFNIVAPGKVDDAAGPGGPGIPLYRPAGYKFFDSLAMEANGNIAVATIGECGISVVSPAGELVEFVATDDIFTTNIAFGGPDRQDAYITLSGTGRLVKTRWARPGLQLQY, encoded by the coding sequence ATGGCCGAGTTTGAACTGATCGCCGACGGATTGCGCTTTCCCGAAGCGCCGGTGGTGATGGACGACGGCAGCGTCATCGTCACCGAAATCGCCGCAGGGCGGATCACGCGCTGTTGGCCCGGCGGGCGCAAGGAGGTGATCGCGACCCCCGGCGGCGGCCCCAACGGCCTCGCCTTCGGCCCCGACGGCAAACTCTATTGCTGCAACAATGGCGGTTTCGAATATGTCGAATCGAACGGCTATCTGGCGCCGCATGGCATCGCCGACGATTATTCGGGCGGGCGGATCGAGCGCATCGACATCGAGACGGGCGCGGTCGAAACTCTCTACCAATCGGGTGACCATGGCGTGAGCCTGCGCGGACCCAACGACCTGATGTTCGACGGCCATGGCGGCTTCTGGTTCACCGACCATGGCAAGGTCGATTATGCCAAGCGCTGCCACGACATCGTCGGCATCTTCTATGCCAAGGCCGACGGCAGTTTCATCGAGGAAGTGATCTTCCCGAGCTATAACCCCAACGGTATCGGCCTTTCGCCCGACGGGAGCAGGCTTTATGCCGCCGAAACCTACACCTGCCGCCTGACCCAGTTCAACATCGTCGCGCCGGGCAAGGTCGACGATGCGGCGGGGCCGGGCGGCCCGGGCATTCCGCTTTATCGCCCCGCGGGCTATAAATTCTTCGACAGCCTCGCGATGGAGGCGAACGGCAATATCGCCGTCGCGACGATCGGCGAATGCGGGATCAGCGTCGTGTCGCCCGCGGGCGAGCTGGTCGAATTCGTCGCGACCGACGATATTTTCACGACCAACATCGCCTTTGGCGGTCCCGACCGGCAGGACGCCTATATCACCCTGTCGGGGACGGGGCGGCTGGTGAAGACGCGCTGGGCCCGGCCGGGATTGCAGCTGCAATATTGA
- a CDS encoding TIGR02466 family protein, whose amino-acid sequence MPVRTLFASTFYEADIGTHDVLDALEESCRLFAEEDGAGRAWSREHGYKGYTSYASLGDLPERDPAFYDLKRLLDKQVKAFAGACHFDLAKPLKLDSLWVNILKPGGTHSGHIHPHSIVSGTFYVAVPPGSGALKLEDPRLPMLMAAPGRTDDAPEHLRPFVYAQPAAGRVFLWESWLRHEVMPHSGRGERISISFNYR is encoded by the coding sequence ATGCCCGTTCGCACGCTCTTCGCCAGTACTTTCTACGAAGCCGACATCGGTACACACGACGTGCTCGATGCGCTGGAGGAAAGCTGCCGCCTGTTCGCCGAGGAGGATGGCGCCGGGAGGGCATGGAGCCGCGAGCATGGCTATAAAGGCTATACCAGCTACGCCAGCCTCGGCGACCTGCCCGAACGCGACCCGGCCTTTTACGATCTGAAGAGACTGCTCGACAAGCAAGTGAAGGCCTTTGCGGGGGCGTGCCACTTCGACCTCGCCAAACCCCTCAAGCTCGACAGTCTGTGGGTCAACATCCTGAAACCCGGCGGCACGCACAGCGGCCACATCCATCCGCATTCCATCGTCTCGGGCACCTTCTATGTCGCCGTCCCGCCGGGATCGGGTGCGCTCAAGCTCGAAGACCCGCGCCTGCCGATGCTCATGGCGGCGCCGGGGCGCACCGACGATGCGCCCGAACATCTGCGTCCCTTCGTCTACGCGCAGCCCGCCGCGGGCCGCGTCTTCCTGTGGGAAAGCTGGCTGCGGCATGAGGTGATGCCGCATTCGGGCAGGGGCGAACGGATCAGCATCAGCTTTAACTATCGCTGA
- a CDS encoding NAD-dependent succinate-semialdehyde dehydrogenase, with protein sequence MTATYDADLQLFIAGAWRSGEGRDERPVYNPATAGTIAELPVATAADLDEALAAADRGWPVWRAKTPDERAALMHKAAGLIRERVDHIATLLTLEQGKPIAEARGEVLSAAGLFDYFAEQGKRIEGRVLQRPLGQRAMVTKHPVGPVAGFSPWNFPVNLMVKKIAPALAAGCVVIAKAPEETPGCTSAVMRCIADAGIPGDVAQLVYGDPDMISRHLLASPVIRKVSFTGSTAVGKHLMKLAADGVKRITMELGGHAPVLIFDDCDLEATLDRVVWQKFRNAGQVCISPTRFYVQQGIYDAFVKGFAERTAKVKIGSGLDVDTQMGPLANARRIPALEALVADAKAKGARVIAGGEATGEGYFFQPTALADVPVEADAMNHEPFGPMALIRPFGTEEEALEQANRLPYGLAAFAFTENGRRINRIVDSIESGMVGVNSFVISALDMPFGGIKESGFGSESGPEGLDGYLVTKAVHIY encoded by the coding sequence ATGACCGCCACCTACGACGCCGACCTTCAGCTCTTCATCGCCGGCGCCTGGCGGAGCGGCGAGGGGCGCGACGAGCGGCCGGTTTATAACCCCGCGACCGCGGGCACCATCGCCGAACTGCCGGTGGCGACCGCCGCCGACCTCGACGAAGCGCTCGCGGCGGCGGACCGCGGCTGGCCCGTCTGGCGCGCGAAGACCCCCGACGAGCGCGCGGCGCTGATGCACAAGGCTGCGGGGCTGATCCGCGAGCGCGTCGATCATATCGCCACCCTGCTGACGCTCGAACAGGGCAAGCCGATCGCTGAAGCGCGCGGCGAGGTGCTCTCGGCCGCCGGACTGTTCGACTATTTCGCCGAACAGGGCAAGCGCATCGAGGGGCGCGTGCTCCAGCGCCCGCTGGGCCAGCGCGCGATGGTCACCAAGCACCCGGTCGGCCCCGTCGCGGGCTTCAGCCCGTGGAACTTCCCCGTCAATCTGATGGTCAAGAAAATCGCCCCCGCGCTCGCCGCGGGCTGCGTCGTGATCGCGAAAGCGCCCGAGGAAACCCCCGGCTGCACCAGCGCGGTGATGCGCTGCATCGCCGATGCGGGCATCCCCGGCGACGTCGCGCAGCTCGTCTATGGCGACCCCGACATGATCAGCCGCCACCTGCTCGCCAGCCCGGTGATCCGCAAGGTCAGCTTCACCGGCTCGACCGCGGTCGGCAAACATCTGATGAAGCTCGCCGCCGACGGGGTGAAGCGCATCACGATGGAGCTCGGCGGCCATGCGCCGGTACTGATCTTCGACGATTGCGACCTCGAAGCGACGCTCGATCGCGTCGTGTGGCAGAAATTTCGCAACGCGGGACAGGTGTGCATCTCGCCGACGCGCTTCTACGTCCAGCAAGGCATCTACGACGCTTTCGTGAAGGGCTTTGCCGAGCGCACGGCCAAGGTAAAGATCGGCAGCGGTCTCGACGTCGACACGCAGATGGGCCCGCTTGCCAACGCGCGCCGCATCCCCGCTCTGGAGGCGCTCGTCGCCGATGCCAAGGCGAAGGGCGCGCGCGTGATCGCGGGCGGCGAAGCGACGGGCGAGGGCTATTTCTTCCAGCCCACCGCGCTCGCCGACGTGCCCGTCGAGGCGGACGCGATGAACCATGAACCTTTCGGTCCGATGGCGCTGATCCGCCCGTTTGGCACCGAGGAGGAGGCCTTGGAACAGGCGAACCGCCTGCCTTACGGCCTCGCCGCCTTTGCTTTCACCGAAAATGGGCGGCGGATTAACCGGATCGTCGATAGCATCGAAAGCGGGATGGTCGGGGTGAACAGCTTCGTCATCTCGGCGCTCGACATGCCTTTCGGCGGGATCAAGGAATCGGGCTTCGGGAGCGAAAGCGGACCCGAGGGACTGGACGGCTATCTGGTGACCAAGGCCGTGCATATTTATTGA
- a CDS encoding SDR family oxidoreductase: MTQKLALVTGGLHRVGAAISARLAREGYALAIHKRSPGDADPVLAKALVETGAVSQRFAADLSDPAAVDALIPAVIDKFGRAPDLLVNNAALFAEGEWADLSADALTGMMQVNHHAPVLLARALVAASEGKRPAIVNIVDQRVAHPVPDQIAYSLSKSALWQATATLAVAFGNRARVNAVAPGLTLATDDYSAAQIERLAKRMPLGALPTPAEVADAVAWLARAEVVTGQTIFVDGGAHLAPLGRDFVALERD, from the coding sequence ATGACGCAAAAGCTCGCTCTCGTCACGGGCGGGCTCCACCGCGTCGGCGCCGCGATTTCGGCGCGGCTGGCGCGCGAGGGCTATGCGCTCGCGATCCACAAGCGCAGCCCGGGCGATGCCGATCCGGTGCTGGCCAAAGCGCTCGTCGAGACCGGCGCGGTCAGCCAGCGTTTTGCCGCCGACTTGTCCGATCCGGCGGCGGTTGATGCCTTGATCCCCGCGGTGATCGACAAGTTCGGCCGCGCGCCCGACCTGCTCGTCAATAATGCCGCGCTGTTCGCCGAGGGCGAATGGGCCGATCTGTCGGCCGATGCGCTGACCGGCATGATGCAGGTCAATCATCATGCGCCGGTGCTGCTCGCCAGGGCGCTGGTTGCCGCGAGCGAGGGCAAGCGCCCCGCGATCGTCAATATCGTCGACCAGCGCGTCGCGCATCCGGTGCCCGATCAGATCGCCTATAGCCTGTCGAAATCGGCGCTGTGGCAGGCGACGGCGACGCTGGCGGTGGCCTTCGGGAACCGCGCGCGCGTCAATGCCGTCGCGCCGGGGCTGACCCTGGCGACCGACGATTATTCGGCGGCGCAGATCGAGCGGCTGGCGAAGCGGATGCCGCTGGGCGCGCTGCCGACACCCGCCGAGGTCGCCGACGCGGTCGCCTGGCTCGCGCGCGCCGAGGTGGTGACGGGGCAGACGATCTTCGTCGACGGCGGCGCGCATCTGGCGCCGCTGGGCCGCGATTTCGTGGCGCTGGAGCGGGATTGA
- a CDS encoding dihydroneopterin aldolase, with product MTDTLWLEVDGITTQVLTGIYSEETHLPQPLRISVRAKLAMADHYDPTTPLSRSKNYMHLKFAATEGIPRDVHFVLIESVADHIIDTLFLQDEKVEEVEVKIVKLAIAEEGEEIGITMRRVRK from the coding sequence GTGACCGATACATTGTGGCTGGAGGTGGACGGTATCACCACCCAGGTGCTTACCGGCATCTATTCCGAAGAAACACACTTGCCGCAGCCGCTGCGCATTTCGGTGCGCGCCAAGCTTGCCATGGCCGATCATTATGATCCGACGACGCCGCTCAGCCGTTCCAAAAATTACATGCACCTGAAATTTGCGGCGACCGAGGGCATTCCCAGAGATGTGCATTTCGTGCTGATCGAAAGCGTCGCCGATCATATCATCGACACGCTGTTCCTGCAGGACGAGAAGGTGGAGGAAGTCGAGGTCAAGATCGTCAAGCTGGCGATCGCCGAAGAGGGCGAGGAGATCGGCATCACGATGCGGCGGGTCAGGAAATGA
- a CDS encoding GNAT family N-acetyltransferase — MVELLPLSNIEPAAVEDLLDAAFGTDRFGRTAYRIRKGMDAVPALSFAAVEDGALVGTIQCWPVAHRAADGTATPLVMVGPVAVRPDLQRGGHGRALMAQMLAAAEKAADGALMMIGDPEYYGRFFGFTADATGAWDLPGPYEPRRLLARAANGHNLPTGAGTIGPR; from the coding sequence TTGGTCGAGTTACTTCCATTGTCGAACATCGAACCGGCGGCGGTCGAGGATCTGCTCGACGCAGCGTTCGGGACCGACCGCTTTGGCCGCACCGCCTATCGCATCCGCAAAGGCATGGATGCCGTGCCAGCGCTCAGCTTTGCCGCGGTCGAGGACGGCGCCCTCGTCGGCACGATCCAGTGCTGGCCCGTCGCGCACCGCGCGGCGGACGGCACCGCGACGCCGCTCGTCATGGTCGGCCCCGTCGCGGTGCGCCCCGACCTCCAGCGCGGCGGGCACGGCCGCGCGCTGATGGCGCAGATGCTCGCCGCCGCCGAAAAAGCGGCCGACGGCGCGCTGATGATGATCGGCGATCCCGAATATTATGGTCGCTTTTTCGGCTTCACCGCCGATGCGACGGGCGCGTGGGATTTGCCGGGGCCGTATGAGCCGCGCCGCCTGCTCGCGCGCGCGGCGAACGGGCACAACCTCCCGACGGGCGCGGGGACGATCGGCCCACGCTAA